The proteins below are encoded in one region of Aquisphaera giovannonii:
- a CDS encoding DUF1440 domain-containing protein has product MSHQNPNQGGAPLAASKGPVGSPADIREHMEVLASDGTKVGRVDHVQGDHIRLTKNDSPDGQHHLIPISWVAKVHDHIHLNRNHREVQAGWQTEGTVSAGSAGADPRRGMPWDRAGSAFSSNRAGQTSTGGAGLGALAGAVAGAVATTAMSAVTGAIYAQEGRLDRWREDWARGGRFEHEAAASKAAEFLGYDLTREQEKAAGTALHYGVGVGSAAIYGAFRHHIPVPSAIRGLGFGAALWLLLDEGAMPALGVTPGPKAFPRATHARGLAGHLVYGLVTEGVLAAVDRWLPGRSR; this is encoded by the coding sequence ATGAGCCATCAGAATCCGAACCAGGGCGGGGCGCCACTCGCCGCGAGCAAGGGGCCGGTCGGGTCGCCGGCGGACATCCGGGAGCACATGGAGGTGCTCGCGTCGGACGGGACGAAGGTCGGCCGGGTCGATCACGTGCAGGGCGATCACATCAGGCTGACGAAGAATGACAGCCCGGACGGGCAGCACCACCTCATCCCGATCTCCTGGGTGGCGAAGGTCCACGACCACATCCACCTGAACCGGAATCACCGGGAGGTCCAGGCCGGCTGGCAGACGGAGGGCACGGTGTCGGCGGGCTCGGCCGGGGCGGACCCGCGTCGGGGGATGCCGTGGGATCGGGCGGGCTCGGCGTTCTCGTCCAATCGAGCCGGCCAGACCTCGACCGGCGGCGCCGGCCTCGGCGCCCTGGCCGGGGCGGTCGCCGGGGCGGTGGCGACGACGGCGATGAGCGCGGTCACCGGGGCGATCTACGCGCAGGAGGGGCGGCTCGATCGTTGGCGGGAGGACTGGGCCCGCGGGGGGAGGTTCGAGCACGAGGCCGCGGCGAGCAAGGCGGCGGAGTTCCTCGGCTACGACCTGACGAGGGAGCAGGAGAAGGCGGCCGGCACGGCCCTGCACTACGGGGTCGGAGTGGGATCGGCCGCGATCTACGGGGCATTCCGCCACCACATCCCCGTTCCGTCGGCGATCCGCGGGCTCGGCTTCGGCGCGGCCCTTTGGCTGCTCCTGGATGAGGGGGCCATGCCCGCCCTGGGGGTGACCCCGGGGCCGAAGGCCTTCCCCAGGGCCACGCACGCCCGCGGGCTGGCCGGGCACCTCGTCTACGGCCTCGTGACCGAGGGCGTCCTCGCCGCGGTCGATCGCTGGCTGCCCGGACGCTCGCGGTGA
- the pncA gene encoding bifunctional nicotinamidase/pyrazinamidase translates to MPDDPSKTTNTGTDPAGWSVDVDPARPGEDRVLVVVDVQNDFCPGGALAVPGGDEVPAVINELSRQFDHVILTQDWHPAGHLSFASSHPGARPFATVELPYGPQVLWPDHCVQDTEGARFHPGLAVRNCELIVRKGYRREVDSYSAFRDNDRRSPTGLAGYLRERGLRRLFVVGLATDFCVAYTALDARRLGFEVTVIEAGCRAIDLDGSLGAAWEQMEEAGVMRG, encoded by the coding sequence ATGCCCGATGATCCCTCGAAGACGACGAACACCGGGACCGACCCGGCGGGATGGTCCGTCGACGTCGACCCGGCACGCCCGGGCGAGGACCGCGTCCTCGTGGTGGTGGACGTCCAGAACGACTTCTGCCCCGGCGGTGCGCTCGCCGTGCCCGGCGGGGACGAGGTGCCGGCGGTCATCAACGAGCTCTCGCGGCAATTCGACCACGTCATCCTGACGCAGGACTGGCACCCCGCCGGCCACCTCTCGTTCGCCTCCAGCCACCCCGGCGCCAGGCCCTTCGCGACGGTCGAGCTGCCGTACGGGCCACAAGTCCTCTGGCCGGACCACTGCGTCCAGGACACCGAGGGGGCGCGGTTCCACCCGGGCCTGGCCGTCCGCAACTGCGAGCTGATCGTCCGCAAGGGCTACCGCCGCGAGGTCGACAGCTACTCCGCCTTCCGCGACAACGACCGCCGCTCCCCGACCGGCCTGGCGGGATACCTCCGCGAGCGAGGGCTCCGCCGGCTCTTCGTCGTCGGACTGGCCACCGACTTCTGCGTCGCCTACACGGCCCTGGACGCCCGCCGGCTGGGGTTCGAGGTCACCGTCATCGAGGCCGGCTGCCGCGCCATCGACCTGGACGGCTCGCTCGGGGCGGCGTGGGAGCAGATGGAGGAGGCCGGTGTGATGCGGGGATAG